CTCTTTTgctataaattgattttatataatgttaataaaatgtgatttaaatgatCATAAAATAAGAGCATCCTGTACTTACAAGTATACCTCTTTTATATTAGgacttatttttagttatttttaaggttttttgttaatatcgGAGAAGGGATgacattgtaattttttaagaatatcatgtaaatatgatttatattttgtttagtctTCCAGATAACAATGTGGTTACGGTGTTACGGCAAACAGATCTTAAAATACATAGATACGACATATCGTAAAATCGACGTCTTGTCACAATTTTTATCATGATTTCATAACGAGATTTATCATAAATCGTGCAGCCCAAAATCTTGTGTCTTTGTGTCTCTTTATGGGttttccaattttttttataggacAACATTATGTATAAGCATTCGTAGCTCTGTTTACCCTAACTAAACCCTAACGCATGATGTTACCTcttgtacttattattttatatcgatATGTTGTGGTGGAAGATTGATGCATTCAACTATTTTCATTctgattttatataatttcgtaTCACAATGAGAATGCGTGGATGGTCAAAATGAATAAATCCATAAAAATGTTAACGAgcgttttatttttggttttagttatttacaaacattttataaaaaaaaacactttattagACAAAAACAACTTATGATTAGGAACTTACAAATGTAACTTATATTTGTGTGATAAAATTCATTGTACTTGTCAACAAATTAGTAAGTtgtataaacttttttgtgCATCCATAACaagaattttcataataacaacATCAGTTAAAGGCTAAAAGTCATGATTTTGAACTAACGGTGAGGAAAATTTCTATCGCTAGTTACTTTCTTTGTCTTTTAGAATATTTCTTACACAGGTACATTCACATCCAGTAGAAAATATTATCCCTTTTGAAACACATACTATctactaaataatattattacttattctAAAGACGTAAAATGCAATGATGCAAGACTagcaaaaatactaaaaaaattgtgattttacaaatattaagtacttttccgttactattttattatttgtcttAGTAGTAGTTCTTTGACTGGGTTGCTTGTAGCAATAAGCTTAATTTTTATAGCATTTAATCAAATTAGAAAATCTGAAACAAAGATAACTTCGATGACGACCAAAAAGGCACGAACGGTAAtatcttcaaaattaaacttaactaggtaagtacattatataaaaatactttgtacTGTTTATCGTATTACATTAAAGGCAACATTATTATGACAATCAACATTATTATAAAGCCTAAAATTTTAAACTTCAACTTCAATATTCAACAAATTGCTATTTCAATTGTAGCATTACGAATTAAggagaaaattaaaagtaatgaaataccTATACAAAGTAGTCTAGAAAAAGGTTTGTCGGCCTAGATCATAAGATAAGAAAATCGTAGGTAATTTTGTGCTATGGTAGACAAACTATTAATGGAACAAGGGAGTTATTTGAAGATGTAAATTAACGCACTATCTCCTAATACAAGTCGCTGTAGGCGATTTTTTCATAATTGTGGTTAAAAATAACCATCTTGTTCAAATACAAAGACACTTTTACATCTCTTCACTAAATGTTTACGTTAAACATTATGCTTATAACATTCATTCACATACACTTTGTGTTCTGTTACTTAACTTAAACTTAAGGAACAATAACATGAAAAGTCTCAATCAAAACCTAATCATTTTTATCCCTAGGGAAGGAATCAGGCAGTCTGAACTCTGAAATAGGCGATATATACAACGGGTTCAACTCCTGCATATGTTTCCTGCTCTCTTGAGCTTCCTTGACAAACCTGGCATAAGCCCGTCTGTCTGACACGATCTGACCACATCGGAAGAACAAAATGGCGATCAGTCCTGCGGCGACGACACAGCCCATGATGACGAGAGCACTGGTCATGATCCTAGCACTAGTGGGTTGGTAACACTCTTTAGCCCTAATAGTAATCTCAACGTCAGATAAGGAAGGAACGGCAGAGTAAGTGTATTTGTACTCGCATTCTAAATCGTTCTCTATGAGACGGAGGATGCAGGAGACGTCGTCGATGTCTGCACTTcctgaaagtaaaataaaaagtatatatgcGTCAAATCTagaatttcattttataataaagacttatataatatttaagtcaTAACAAAAAttcacatacaaacaaaaaattggtTCTTCTGCAAAAAAATCATAGGCACTGATTATCACATAATAATTTCAGAATGTAAGTTTGATGAATCTCGAGGAAGTCCGCTCAACCAAAAACACTTCATGTAATCATTTTTTGATCTAGACTACGGCAATTAgcataaataaaccaaaatcaAAGCTTGTGCGGTCTCTGCAATAATGGCCAAATTAGTCCTAAGCTGACACTAAGTACTGAACCACAAAACCGCAATCACTCAAATGACAGCGTTCATTACTTTTAAACGCTCTCAAGTGTAATGGTGACCACAAGTTGAGTCGTCATTATATTTCTACATTAACCTCTAACGGTTTGCTTTCTCTGCTTAATGTGAGCAAGTACGTTCCAAAGAAAAGTTTAATTTATGCATCTATTGACGAGAGTAAGTATACATCGGTCGGTGCTGTAATTTGTTTAGGCTGTCAATAATTGCGTGTAGTTGCATGAAAGGCATTTTATCTGGTATTTCAACATTTTAACTGACCACATAAACATCAGTAAATGGCTCATCATCACTACCCGAATGATGCATGAGGAAAGCGGCCATCAGAGAGGATTTACTGGCAAGCTTCACAACACATTGCCACGTTGCCAATACTCTGACGAAAATGAAGCTTCTAGAATAAAAGAACTAAATACCTGAATCCAATCTCTCGGTGACGGTATAGTTGACAGTACCGACAGTACAGCTGTCAGTACAGTTACTGTTGAGGGAGCAAGTGACGCAGGGCTCGGTGTGAGCGCACAGTGGGTTGTCGCACGTGGCGCATGTCTCACAGAACATGCCCGAGTACTTCGAACCGCTGCTACAGATGAACAACACTCTGACGAAAACGAAGCTTCTAGAATAAAAGAACTAATTACCTGAATCCAATCTCTCGGTGACGGTATAATTGACGGTGCCGACACTACAGCTATCAGTACAGTTGCTGTTGAGGAAACACGTGACGCAGGGCTCGGCGTGAGCACACAGCGGGTTGTCGCACGTGGCGCATGTCTCACAGAACATGCCCGAGTACTTCGAACCGCTGCTATAGCTGAACAACATTCTGACGAAAACGAAGCTTCTAGAATAAAAGAACTAACCTGAATCTAATCTCTCAGTGACGGTGTAGTTGACGGTGCCCACACTGCAGCTGTCAGTACAGTTACTGTTGAGGGAGCAAGTGACGCAGGGCTCGGCGTGAGCACACAGCGGGTTGTCGCACGTGGCGCATGTTTCGCAGAACATTCCAGAATACTTGGAGCCACTGTCGTCTGCTGCTGAGCATTGGCAACGACCTGTAGGAGAACGTGAGTTAGGGGATGAATTGAAAATGTATCGTGATGTTGCTttgatttttaagtactttaaattaattcaataatttaCGTTGATGATGTTCCATGTGGTTACATTTTGGTGAACAATGCAGGAAGgtgaattaatattatatctggttTATGTAAGATCTTAGCTAAAATTTGTCAACGTTTAGAGCTGACAAAAGATGCAACTATGCTACACCCATCTACAGAGTTATTTGAATCAtagatatatgtatgtgttaCATATGTTGCCATTTTGTGCTTTGTCATACGCTTATGCACCAAGAAAATCAGTTCTATCTGTACAACTTGTAAAGTCCATAGTTATACTGACCACAGACACAGTCCCCGTGTCCAGAACAAATATCCCCCCCAGCAGGCGATACACAGGTGTCAGTGCTGTTGGTGCAGTCGCAGGCGGCGCCGCTCCAGCCGGCCGCGCAGGCGCACTGCCCGCACACGCACACCCCGCGACCCACTCCACCACATTCTAGGTCATTCTCCCTGGAACAATCATTTTCTTGCTCATTGCTCACGTTATAGTTTTGTATTGCATTTTCAGCACTTTTTATGTCCTTTTTGAGGTCGtcactttatttttttgagGCCACAGAAATgtgtggaagaagaagacatggTGCGCcgactttaaattaaattgagttACTGATAGAATGATTCTTCTTTCTATCACTAACCCATTTGATTGATGATGATTCTATTAAGTCTTCTAAGTAAAACAGCAGCCGCGCTTTGCGTCCACTAGACCAACGAAACAACGACTGAGTATAAAGCACTCTATTATTTAAGACTTCTAGACTTTTGTAATAATGATGTATTGTGAAAATggtgaataaatgaatattCTAAGGTACTTAAGGACGAGTACTTAGGTACGCAGTATTAACAAGAACATCCAAAACGAAATCGTTGTATAACTAGCAGTTATTTTGAAAACACACATTAACCACGCATTACAACCAGGAACTAACACGCGCTTATTTCGAATGAGACAAGTAAACACATTCCGCATATCCAGAAATACTCTGAAGTGTCGATAGTCGATAACATGAAGTGTATTTACTGATGCTCTAAATATCTTGTGATGTAATTAGGTAAGTGTCTGGTTTTATTCAATcaaaaaccctaaaaaagtaGGAACACCATTGAGGAACTCACACATTTCGCAGATACATAGGGTGATTTACATAAGGGCGTAAATAATGGGCTTACATAAGATAATAAATACTGAGACCACTGAAGGGGGTATACAAGGGAGtacattagaaagtacataaaaaagagTAAATAGGAAGAGTAGATATGgaattacataataatgtaCAAAGGGGGAGTACTTAGGGTAATATATTCATAGAGGGAGTCGGTATATAGAAGGATATCCGTAGGGGGAGTCCATAGGAAAGTATGTAGGCAAAGAATATAAGGAGGTCCATAAATATAAGCGAGTCATTAGGAAGTaaataagggaatacataatatacacaaTGGAGCATAAAATCGAATCGAAAGAAGCACACAAGTAAATTATGGAACATTAGGCTTTGAAGGACCACAGAAAAATCTGATAAGTACTCACAGACTAACATCACAGGTCGCACACTGGCAGTACTTCCCCGTGAAGCCGGGGTCGCAGGAACACTCGCCGCACAGGCAGTCGCCGGCGCCCGAGCACGCCATGCTGCGGGTGGCGTTGGGCTCGCGGCACTGCGCCATCAGCTCGGCTGATGCGTTCTCGTCGCCTATCGCACAGTCGCACGTGGGACCTGACCTGGAAACATTTCAAAGAgtcttagatttatttttatttttttgtttgggaAACATAGCAATATCGTTGCATTTAGTACACGGGGTTAATTCAGCTCCAAATCCAATTTAAGGCGGCCAGCCCACGTCcgataatcggtgaccgattttttgtatgaaCAACATAGAACACACAGATAGCAATAGCGCGACGCACACGTACTACAAAAAGTCGTTCAGAAAGTCCTAGTCAAAACGTCGGTCAAAAATCGGTCCAATTATCTGTCGTATAAAAGTCTAAAGTCCGCTGCCCGCCCGGCAGCCTGATGTGTTGATTGTTGTGAAGGAATCTTCAAACAGATGCCACATCTTGTCAAGAGAATTATGAAATGGCAAAGCTTTGTGTCTTATTTGGAAAAGTACAAACAAAGTAACGCAAGTCAAACTAATGGAGGTTAACAATACCAAGAATATCTGTTAGGAAGTAGCAAGTAGTCCAAGAGTTCTTAGAATAGGTCGCCTGCCATTTGTTATTGCTTCAGCAAACACTGCAGATGAGGTGTGAATTAGCCGAACACATTAGCCTAACGAAAAGCAGGAAGGATCTGCATGGTTGCGAATAACATGCACAAAATCTGGTGATCTGGTCAATTTGGTACTACATATATCTTTTTGGGAGACATTTAAATAGAAAGGAAGTTAGATACATTCCTTATCTTTACGTGAATCCTTAatcctaacaaaaaaaaataaagaaagcttTCGATTTCCTATCCTGCACCAAAGTATTGAAGCTGGCTAATATTTCAACATCTTTAAGGAACATAATGAAACTATAAACTTTTGCACGTAATAACTAAGCAATGGCATGACATTACTATCACGTCTTGAGTTGTGGAGTCAAATCTACAAAGGATAACTCACCATCCCTTATTGCACTGGCAGACGCCGCAGACGAAGTGCGCGTTGACGGGGCACATGGGCGCCATGTgcggctgtgacgtcacgctgCAGGCGCAGCCGCACTGGATGTGCACCTCCAGCGTCAGCGCGTCCTGCCCTAGCTGCGACTCCGATATGCGGATCGTTTGGGTATACTGTTGAAGATATAAGAAGTCAAAGTAAAATCGAAGTGAAACTAGAGGAAACTTGACTTGAGTAAACTTAAACTTGACTAATCTaggttaataaaattgttacatAAGATCTAAGTGTTGCTATCAATTTACGACAggcatattttgaaaaaaaaaacacctggGGCACAAGGCTTAAGGCACTgatttctgaaaaaatataagGTCCTTGAGGTACACctatctttaaaatattttgcatagaACCTAAACTAGAAAAAAGTGACATGGaagaagttttcaaaacataaattattcacTTACAGATTTATATTCAGGACAAGACTCCAAAGTGACATGAGCTTCATACCGCAGTGTCATACCGTATTCCACTCCAGTGCATCTAGTTTCTTCTTTCATAGGGCCTCCCTTTACTCCGCAGTCCGTAAAATACCTAACTTTAACTGGACCCAAGTTGGAATCATCATGGAAATCCACCACACTTACAATATCTTCATAACCAGTTTTAACTAGTTTCAGAATATTAGAACTGTCACTCTCTAGTTTAGCCACATAGGTAAAGTCTTCGAGTAGCTGATTCAAACTGTCGTAGTGGGATTTGACGCTTTCAGTTACGGCGAAAATCACGTTGACCTGTAAACAATCGTTAAAGTTAATGTTGACACCGTCCGTAATTAAAAAGAGTCTTTAAAGCAGGGTGATGTCACCTTAAGTTCTTCATGGGTTTGATTTAACCCAtttctcaaaaatataaaaatctggCATTGTTCTACTGAAatcaataaagaatatttatgGTGTTACCTTGTACTTTTCCAACAGTCTATATAACTGTGCCACCGACGGGTAGTCATAAGTAGCAGCTTCCGAATAGTACCCTCTATCGTCCAAATGACATTGATCATCGCTCTTCCTAGTCGCGCCACCTTTAACAGATTAGTGCTAGTTATCAGATGACACGTCTCAGTTTAAGTACAATTTATTGCGGTATTTGACTTTCTCGGTTACTTTGAGGCATTAGGATTCGGTTACTGATTGGATGCTATAATTGATAGCCGCATTTTTGGACTGATTAATCAGGGGTCATGTGACATTGCAAAATGAGTTATGGATGGATAGGAAAATGTGACACGATCCTGTGAGAACTTTGGACTGAACTACGACATCATTGGATTAAGATACAAGAGATGAAGACATGAAGATTTACGAATTTGAAGTCTTAATAATTGCTATTGTCACACACGCTCTATGTAGAGATACAAATGTTTATACCATGTTTTGGACTTCCGTCACGTTCAGTCGTCTTACGTGAATCCTGTCGTATTTGAGATGCTTTGAGATGCAAAAGCAAAATGATTTGAAGCAATTTATTATACAAGAGTAATATCTATTGCAGCTTTTTTCATCATTTACCAAGTTTCCCATCCCCGGCCGTATGCATAAGTCCATCAGACAGCAGTATGATGATCTTTCTGCTGTGCGTCGCCCAGCCGATCTTGTCTCCGCACGTGATCACCTGCACCAATGCGTCTAGTTGCGCCTCCGCGTTGTCCAAGTTAGCTGTCACTGAACTACTGTTCACGCGCTCTATGAACTCGTTCACCTGGAATTCCACAGGCTTTTGGAATTTTCGGATATTTTCCAAATGGTGTAAATAAGGTGATTTTGTTGATTTAAAGTAGGTAAGATTTATACATTTTAGTGTTTACCCGCGTGCCATAATTAACCTTTTCCAGGGTTCCCAGGGGTCCCAGGTTTCCAAACTATACTCTTGCAACAATTCATTCAAATCGCTACAATCGTTTTAACGTGATAGCATAAGAAACCGTAgtgagaaaattatttgattgatttgattcgGACTTCCGAAGTAATGAATagaatatatatgtataaaagaaaCAATCGAATAAACAATAACCTAAGTCATATAGTTattggcacggatattgagctctcggcggaagagtggggatcgctttgcgcactgtacacataaggcaataaaccaataaatcgcttctgcgcaggtgaaggtcagggctcaatatccctgccgatgattatacctagACGTACGTTACTTTATAAAGCTTCTATCGCATACGTCAATGCTCACACAACATTGTGTACAGGTACAGCCAACAAATTAACCTTGTCTACTAGTACCTACGTATTTACGACTGACTAAAATGGACGAAGAGTATTAAGGATTTCCTTATACACAGCCACGGCTTACCTTACAAACATCAGTAGGTTAACGTTACCTGGTTGGTTAGGGACAGGTGATGTTTATAGCTGTAGGTTGCCTCACAAGCCTCTTCCTCCATTGAACATGGGTTAGCTAGGCGTTTTGCATCCGTGTTTATGAAAGGCATCAGCGGTTTCTCTGCGAAGCTTCCGAATCCTAATCTGTAAAGATTAACTACATATTTGTACTTTGAGTAGCTTGATAAGGGCTAATTGTATTGTGGACCTAGGATCCggtttaagaaaaacaaaagtaatCACTATTAAATGTCAAATATTTGATGACAATAGTACCTGTAACTTACCTAAAGTTATCAGTAAGATTCTTCAACAATATAGGCAGATCATCTCTCAAAGAAACCAGCGTTTCTTTGTCATCCTTCATAGACCAAGTGAGATccatcaaataatataaatctagAGGGTAATTTTTGGCTGGTCTATAGGTAAACTGAATCTTTTGTGTCTCCCCTGAAACAAAGCATTACCAAAAATCATATTCGCCACTTTAGACTCACTTATGACAACGTGCCCATAGTTAAAAGGTTTAGACCTGTAGTTAAAAAGGTGATAGTATTATGTATGTCATaatgtcatcatcattatcattatgtatgtattaagcAAGAATATATCTTCGCTTTAGGCAAGAACTACTGTTTTAACAATAAGTTTTTTGATTTAGGGATTCATAGACatcctattgttttttttaataaaattagccTAAACATAAACGTACTTGACTTCAAAGACAGGCGGATCCTCTGCGGTTGTATTTGTACAACATTCTCCTCACTGTTGGGCATCATGTCCTGAAGGGAACTGTTCTCCACCACCTCCCATATTGGCTTCTCAGGACGCTGGATCAACCCTTGACTACAGCCAGTGTTCACGAGACTAAGGAATAaaagacaaatatttaaaaagaaagaatGTGCAAAAAATTTAGGTAGCTTTAAGGTGCTTATCAGCTTTTGATGTACACCTAATATCTAGAATTGTTTCCCTTGCTCATAATAAGGAAATGTCTTTCGTGCATTTAGTCCCTTTTATAAGATCATAGCATATATTTCGATTGTAGTCCGCAAGTGAATCGTTGGTAGGTGCTAATGATGGGAACCAAACTAATTAGTAGATGTATGTAAAACTGGAATCGAAACCtcttaaaatcaatttaatttcctgttcttatttaaattaatggtAACTAAAATTAAAGTCAATCGTAAAATTGAGAATTATCAATTTCCGCAAGTAGCTCATTTATTAGCGcctatgataaaaaaaaaacttaatcaaATGAAATGACCACCCAAATGAATAATGTACCAGTCCCATTCTACGCGTACGCTATCAAAACA
This genomic interval from Helicoverpa zea isolate HzStark_Cry1AcR chromosome 18, ilHelZeax1.1, whole genome shotgun sequence contains the following:
- the LOC124638712 gene encoding integrin beta-nu yields the protein MFGISVFVFSCLLFVNFQHGNCQVQQQMLNKLVCIQHYECGACLSAASHCRWCADLNYKSGAPRCNDDESLVNTGCSQGLIQRPEKPIWEVVENSSLQDMMPNSEENVVQIQPQRIRLSLKSRETQKIQFTYRPAKNYPLDLYYLMDLTWSMKDDKETLVSLRDDLPILLKNLTDNFRLGFGSFAEKPLMPFINTDAKRLANPCSMEEEACEATYSYKHHLSLTNQVNEFIERVNSSSVTANLDNAEAQLDALVQVITCGDKIGWATHSRKIIILLSDGLMHTAGDGKLGGATRKSDDQCHLDDRGYYSEAATYDYPSVAQLYRLLEKYKVNVIFAVTESVKSHYDSLNQLLEDFTYVAKLESDSSNILKLVKTGYEDIVSVVDFHDDSNLGPVKVRYFTDCGVKGGPMKEETRCTGVEYGMTLRYEAHVTLESCPEYKSYTQTIRISESQLGQDALTLEVHIQCGCACSVTSQPHMAPMCPVNAHFVCGVCQCNKGWSGPTCDCAIGDENASAELMAQCREPNATRSMACSGAGDCLCGECSCDPGFTGKYCQCATCDVSLENDLECGGVGRGVCVCGQCACAAGWSGAACDCTNSTDTCVSPAGGDICSGHGDCVCGRCQCSAADDSGSKYSGMFCETCATCDNPLCAHAEPCVTCSLNSNCTDSCSVGTVNYTVTERLDSGSADIDDVSCILRLIENDLECEYKYTYSAVPSLSDVEITIRAKECYQPTSARIMTSALVIMGCVVAAGLIAILFFRCGQIVSDRRAYARFVKEAQESRKHMQELNPLYISPISEFRLPDSFPRDKND